Within Dysgonomonas sp. HDW5A, the genomic segment TCCTGCTATTAATAGTTCGAACTATTATGGTTATAACTTTGGCCGTACTTGCGATTTTAATACTACTGCAATTTATGCATATTATTCTGTGCCAACAACTGCTTATACATTAAATAGAGCTCATGAAATAACATATTCTATCGAATCTGGACCTGTAACCAGAGATCCTATTACTATAACAGCAGCACAAAACGCCAGTTCTTCTTATCTGATTTTGTGGTCTGACCTTCCTTATGGTGTTTATCAAATAAAAATAGATTATGGATGCCGTCAAGAGACCAAAACCGTAACGCTAACCAAAGTGGTAACAGGTTTCGGTGCTGATGAGCCAACATATACCACTGCTGCTGTTTGTGGTCAATATACTGTTTCAGGTAAAGGGTATTTTCTTAATATGTCTGGAGTTCCCTATACGACAACAAGTTCTCCTTATATGTATTATATGTTGATAACCAATACCGTAACAAATGCAACATATTCAACTTATGCTTACAGTAATTATACCGCGAGCATAAGTGGTTTAGGTGCAGGTAAATATAAGGTGCAGTATTATGCTTATTACAACCATTCGACAACAGCAACAAGGTGCTATTATAAAGAACAAGAGTTGATTTTACCCGATTATATATCTCCTACTGTGAATATACCTCTCTCTGGAGGTATTACTTGCGGTGGAGAAGAGAATATTGGAAAATTGACCATAACAGCGAATGGAAGTCGTCCTCCGTTTCGATATCGTTTTAAAAGAGAAGATGCAGATGATAATACTTATTCAGCATGGCAAAATTCAAATGTGTTTGAGAATCTGATCTCCGGACGCTTTAAAGTACAGATTGTCGATAATTGCGGATCAGTTACATCTCAGAACTTAAGTATTTATAGTGGAAACGATCAGTTTGTAGCATTAATAGGTTCTATTGATGAGACTACGGTTTGCGAAACTAAACCTGTTCAGCTCTCGGTTCTTTCGGTTGGACCTGTAAATTCTTATAAATGGCTTAAGAATGGTGACGTAATAGACGATGCTACAGGACCTGTTTATAATATAGAGTCGGCACAGCAATCTGATATGGGAATTTATACAGTTGTTATTAATAATGGTTTGTGCGAGTTGCAAAGTTCGGTAGAGATAAACCGAGTATTGCCGGTTGCCGAAACTCCTACTATAACAGGTGCATGTGTATTAACAGGTGCATCAACAGTTCTGACAGCTCAGACTACAGTTGCATTACCATCTTATCAATGGTACAAAGATAAGGCTATTGTATCGGGAGCGGTAAATAGGACTTATACGGCAACAAGTCCCGGAATTTACTCTGTAATTGTTACTCCTAAAGGAGCATGCCCGTCTACTCCCAGCGATCCTTTTATATTATCATTGCCGGTGCTATATTGGAAAGGTACTGCTAATGATCATAACTGGAATAATCCGGAAAATTGGGGAACTCCTTCAGGTAGCTCAGTAACTGTAATTCCTTCTCAATGTACAGAAGTGCATATTCCCGGAGGTTTATTATCTTATCCATCTTTAGATCCTTTATATACTTTCATAGAAGGATATGGAAATCCTGTTGCCGACAAGATCATTTTTCATTTTGGAGGAGAACTTGCCTATCAGCATTTGTTGACTTATAATAAGGCTTATATACAATATAATTGGGGGTACTATGCGGGAAATAATACAGAACAACCCCAAAATAATCTTGACGGTAGTGCTTGTTCGATGATTACCAGAGATAAGTGGTATATGTTGGCTGCGCCATTGAAGAAGATGGCATCCGGCGACTTTGCATTAGCGGGGTATCCATTAACTTGGCAGTCATTGTATAATGCACCACACCCCTTGAGTGGAAATCTTGTTTCGGGAGATTTTAGCACTCCATTTGCATCTAACGATATTGATTTATCAACTACAAATAATGCTTTGGCAGTAAAAGTGGCTTGTTATAATCCAAACATTGGTTATAATGATCATACTAACCTCGAAGGTTTGAAAGGTATATTGGAAATACCATATTTCGAGAATAGCAATGTATTGACTTACCATCCGGGGCATACATACAATTCGATTCGGAAAGAAAGTCGTTTTTATTATTTTAATGAGAAGACATTAAAACAGTTGGCTTCTCCTATAGGAGTAATGTCACGTTCTGACGAAGCATATAGGTTCGTATATGAGGACAATATAACCAAGAAGGCTCCTAATATAAATGTCCAGGGAGAAAATGTACCGGCTTATAGTCAGCACGTGACTTCCGGGGCTAGTACTTCTAATACTGTTATGATTGGTAATCCTTTTATGGCATCTATAAATAGCCGATTGTTTTTTGAGGCGAATAGGAATGTATTGAACGAAGATGCCGGTTACTACTTATTAACGCCAACCAATCAGGTGTGGGCACGGACAGAATATAAGTTGGAAAATAAAATCTCTGCTTTACAAGCCTTTGTAATAACATTAGCCGATGGCTTAACTAGTGCAGACATTGTTTATCCCTTGGAAGGAAATTATGCTTTGACCGGCAATCTTAATAATGCTGCTATTAATAATACTAGATCATTGAATGCTTTATCGTTCAGGTCTAAAAGCGGCAATCTTGCCGGATCGGATTATGCGATACTGAATGTGAATCAACAAAATGAATCGGTTGGTGTACGTAAAATGGTTTATCCGGATAGTCATGCTGTAAGCGAAGCTTTTATAATATCACCAGATCAAGAATATAGCCTTATCGAGTTTTTATCTAAGGGGCAAAACGAAATTGGCATCGGGGTTAAGAGCTCGAATCAGAAGGATGTATTGAGCTTGGAATTTGATAATGTAAGTTCATTTACTTATGCAACGGGTTTGACTCCCATATTGGTTGATAAGCATTTGAAGATAGAACAGGATCTTACGGCTAAAAATGTGTATAGTTTTAATCAACGTGAGACGGATCCGAAAAAACAGTATGCTGATACAGATCGTTTTTCTCTCCGATTGGCATCCTCAACATCAGGTATTATAGATGAAACTGGAGATGAAGGTTTGATTACAGTTATTTACGCTAAAAATCAATTAGAGGTGCGTTGTGAAGATGGTTTGACTGAAATTGATGTATATGATTTACAAGGGAGGCGTTTACATAACAGTGGTAAGTTGGTGGGTGCTCCTACAGTTTATAATAAAGATTTGGTCTTGAACCAAGGTGCTTATATTGTAAAAGTAAAGACATCAATAATGCAGATAGTTTCTAAGAAGATCAATGCCAACTAGCCTTCTTTTTGGGTTGATAAGGTTAAAGTGACATACGTATTGAATATAATTAGGTGATTGAAATTTGGAATTTAGTCTGTCGTGTAAAACGGTTATAAGGCTTATTCCTAGATAAAAATATATAAACATGCACGCAAAAGTAAAATATGCAGCTCTGGCTTTCAGTCTGCTTCTGAGTTACTCATCCTGTAGTAACGAAGAGGTCATAGCTGATAATGAAATTGTAAAGAATGGTATTCAGTTGAGGGTCGCTGGAGTATCTGAAAATATCAGGCAGTACTCCGAATTGTATGCTTTTAACGGACAGTCTCCAAATTTGGATTACTTCAATCATATGCCATTGAATATCGAACGTACCCAGGAATATCTTAAGATGGATATGCTTGTCGGGAAATGGAATTTTGTGTTGGTCGGCTGCAATGAAATGGATATCCGTTCTCTTTTAAAAGCCCCCCAATTTACATTTGCCAAATCCGATATGCCCATGTGGGTAACTCAGCCTTCGGGAGGATTATTGCCTGATGTACCCGAGATTCGTACAGCTTTAATCGATGGGTTAACCATTGTAAAGGATCAGTCTCATGAAGCTACAGCTGTTTTAGATCGTAATGTTGCTAAAGTGCGACTAGTACTAAAAGACGGTGTCGGATTTAAATTAGGTGGAGGGCATACTTTCTCATTGATAAACGTTCCCACAAGTTTGTCATGGAGTGGAGGTTTATACCCTAATAAAACAAATCCTACTACGACCAGTATTCCTATGACAAAAGCGGCAACGTTTCATGAATCAGAAGATCAGGCGGGGCATCAGCAAAGTGATACTATTGATTTTATTATTCCTGCACATAAATCGTTATCGGCTGGAGATATAAGTACACACAAAATTTCTGTGGGGGTAAAACTTATAACTGCAGGAGGAACAGATTATATAAATGAAGTAGAAATACCTATTGTTCCACAGGATAATAAAATTCTGGAAATAAGTCTCATCGCTAAAGGAGGAATTGAAGTAAAGGTTGATGTTAAAGATTGGGCGACTGTATATTCTACCAATAACATAGATCTGTATACTATGACGCTTTCGGGCAACTCGGGGTATATAGCTACTTATGCCATGAATATGAAGCAAGAACGAAATTGGTGGGTAACGCTTGAAGATCCTACAAATTTTGAATTTGTCGATGAAAGTGTAACATTCGGACAAAAAACAG encodes:
- a CDS encoding immunoglobulin domain-containing protein, yielding MKMNNVLHKFIVLFLFVLCPILLWATPSVTVRVTAGTCLANGVITVTATNVTGTASYGLRGNNNEIYEIVNQTSNVFNDLPAGTYTVSVYDQSTGATPVTASATITTTYKAFTMNVPTASMASSQYCADNGSLTISVVGGKSPYRYRIRNTTTNDVAMEREHSTISTALTISGLSTGQYYAEVEDACGELRITTSTIAVTSSGAPLKGVEFTSLDFTPYSSGYYGNGACDKIYVYGYYSSSFKINGSTALSMAYYNAIKYCIEYPAYSGNYSAWNTSFYSINFPITGYDPTNPGQYRILAQHPCTGATVVSPAYTLPSVTMNFSYANYLVYNDYCNLPTEAVVRLSLSTTGVSNYVCDNFSVEVTPQSGGTTQTYTWAGGTFYDIKGLSPATSYNIVVKSNNTVVKTLSVTTISPSLTGYMTATVNPAINSSNYYGYNFGRTCDFNTTAIYAYYSVPTTAYTLNRAHEITYSIESGPVTRDPITITAAQNASSSYLILWSDLPYGVYQIKIDYGCRQETKTVTLTKVVTGFGADEPTYTTAAVCGQYTVSGKGYFLNMSGVPYTTTSSPYMYYMLITNTVTNATYSTYAYSNYTASISGLGAGKYKVQYYAYYNHSTTATRCYYKEQELILPDYISPTVNIPLSGGITCGGEENIGKLTITANGSRPPFRYRFKREDADDNTYSAWQNSNVFENLISGRFKVQIVDNCGSVTSQNLSIYSGNDQFVALIGSIDETTVCETKPVQLSVLSVGPVNSYKWLKNGDVIDDATGPVYNIESAQQSDMGIYTVVINNGLCELQSSVEINRVLPVAETPTITGACVLTGASTVLTAQTTVALPSYQWYKDKAIVSGAVNRTYTATSPGIYSVIVTPKGACPSTPSDPFILSLPVLYWKGTANDHNWNNPENWGTPSGSSVTVIPSQCTEVHIPGGLLSYPSLDPLYTFIEGYGNPVADKIIFHFGGELAYQHLLTYNKAYIQYNWGYYAGNNTEQPQNNLDGSACSMITRDKWYMLAAPLKKMASGDFALAGYPLTWQSLYNAPHPLSGNLVSGDFSTPFASNDIDLSTTNNALAVKVACYNPNIGYNDHTNLEGLKGILEIPYFENSNVLTYHPGHTYNSIRKESRFYYFNEKTLKQLASPIGVMSRSDEAYRFVYEDNITKKAPNINVQGENVPAYSQHVTSGASTSNTVMIGNPFMASINSRLFFEANRNVLNEDAGYYLLTPTNQVWARTEYKLENKISALQAFVITLADGLTSADIVYPLEGNYALTGNLNNAAINNTRSLNALSFRSKSGNLAGSDYAILNVNQQNESVGVRKMVYPDSHAVSEAFIISPDQEYSLIEFLSKGQNEIGIGVKSSNQKDVLSLEFDNVSSFTYATGLTPILVDKHLKIEQDLTAKNVYSFNQRETDPKKQYADTDRFSLRLASSTSGIIDETGDEGLITVIYAKNQLEVRCEDGLTEIDVYDLQGRRLHNSGKLVGAPTVYNKDLVLNQGAYIVKVKTSIMQIVSKKINAN
- a CDS encoding FimB/Mfa2 family fimbrial subunit, whose translation is MHAKVKYAALAFSLLLSYSSCSNEEVIADNEIVKNGIQLRVAGVSENIRQYSELYAFNGQSPNLDYFNHMPLNIERTQEYLKMDMLVGKWNFVLVGCNEMDIRSLLKAPQFTFAKSDMPMWVTQPSGGLLPDVPEIRTALIDGLTIVKDQSHEATAVLDRNVAKVRLVLKDGVGFKLGGGHTFSLINVPTSLSWSGGLYPNKTNPTTTSIPMTKAATFHESEDQAGHQQSDTIDFIIPAHKSLSAGDISTHKISVGVKLITAGGTDYINEVEIPIVPQDNKILEISLIAKGGIEVKVDVKDWATVYSTNNIDLYTMTLSGNSGYIATYAMNMKQERNWWVTLEDPTNFEFVDESVTFGQKTVSPVNIQVRRKTAGAALSTKLNLFISGLDGSKEQYDITGLTILIP